From Selenomonas ruminantium AC2024, a single genomic window includes:
- the pflA gene encoding pyruvate formate-lyase-activating protein, translated as MLQGYYHSKLSFGTMDGPGIRYVLFLAGCQLGCAFCHNPDTWARGEQQITADEVLTEMEDYRNFYESSGGGLTVSGGEPLLQPEFLLELLAKAKAAGFHTAIDTCGLAAKEAILQVLPHTDRVLFSLKGCTEASYQALTKAKFGTIRENLVCIAKRKPVTLRYVLIPGYTAGKDSLAELIRLVRSLPGNVEVEVLPYHTMGIAKWEVLGWDYPLKDVPEPTKEEVTAFRQALSQAGIKLAATEK; from the coding sequence ATGTTGCAGGGATATTATCATTCCAAGCTGAGTTTCGGCACGATGGACGGCCCCGGCATCCGCTATGTGCTCTTTTTGGCCGGGTGTCAGCTGGGCTGTGCCTTTTGCCACAATCCCGATACCTGGGCCAGAGGTGAGCAGCAGATTACGGCAGATGAAGTTCTGACGGAGATGGAGGACTATCGTAATTTCTACGAGTCCTCTGGGGGCGGTCTGACGGTTTCCGGCGGTGAGCCTCTATTGCAGCCGGAGTTCTTGTTAGAGCTCTTGGCAAAGGCAAAGGCAGCGGGCTTTCATACCGCCATCGACACCTGCGGCTTGGCCGCTAAAGAGGCCATCCTGCAGGTTCTGCCACATACGGACAGGGTGCTCTTTTCCTTGAAGGGCTGCACGGAAGCCAGCTATCAGGCGCTGACCAAGGCAAAGTTTGGCACCATACGGGAAAATCTTGTCTGCATAGCCAAACGCAAGCCTGTAACCCTGCGCTATGTGCTGATTCCCGGCTATACGGCAGGGAAGGACAGCTTGGCGGAGCTTATCCGTCTCGTGCGCAGCCTGCCGGGAAATGTGGAAGTGGAGGTCCTGCCTTACCATACCATGGGCATTGCCAAATGGGAGGTTCTGGGCTGGGATTATCCCCTCAAAGATGTACCGGAACCTACAAAAGAAGAAGTAACTGCCTTTCGCCAGGCCCTGAGCCAGGCAGGCATAAAATTAGCGGCAACGGAGAAATAA
- the pflB gene encoding formate C-acetyltransferase has translation MQELWQGFRPGKWQTKIDVRDFIQKNYTPYEGNADFLADATENTTAVWERCKDLLAQERAKGGVLDVDTETVSTTISHGPGFIDQAHESIVGLQLDAPLKRGLIVNGGLRMAQQAAAEYGYTVSDKITEIYSKHVKTHNEAVFELYTPEMRKARHLGLLTGLPDAYGRGRIIGDYRRVALYGVDRLIEQKKLDKEEMYSGDMDADKMRARSEIAQQIKALNDLKTMAAGYGFDISVPAKNAKEAVQWVYFGYLASVKEQNGAAMSIGRVSTFLDIYMERDLANGVITEAEAQEYMDQLVIKLRMVRMLRTPEYNELFAGDPIWVTESVGGMGEDGRTLVTKNSFRVLHTLENLGPSPEPNLTVLWSKRLPEGFKKYAAAISIKTSAIQYENDEVMRPAYGDDYGITCCVSAMKLGKMMQFFGARANLAKSLLLAINGGKDEKSNEQLAPEMPLPADGVLDYADVRKKYSKVLAWLAKLYVNTMNVIHYSHDLHAYEAGQMALHDSKIERLMAFGVAGLSCAVDSLSAIKYAKVTPIRNEFGVATDFKVEGEFPKFGNNDPRVDELAHELTHEFITELRKHKAYRGAEHTLSILTITSNVMYGKKTGTTPDGRKIGEPLAPGANPMHGRDKSGALAAMKSIAHLDYADCRDGISYTFSMIPSALGKTDEIRVQNLTAMLDGYSGYEAHHININVLDRAVLEDAMEHPENYPQLTIRVSGYAVNFIKLDRPHQLEVIQRTFYEAM, from the coding sequence ATGCAAGAATTATGGCAGGGATTCCGTCCCGGAAAATGGCAGACGAAAATTGATGTACGTGACTTCATCCAGAAGAACTATACGCCCTATGAAGGCAATGCAGATTTCTTAGCGGACGCTACGGAAAACACCACGGCTGTGTGGGAACGCTGCAAGGATTTGCTGGCTCAGGAACGGGCTAAGGGCGGTGTGCTGGATGTGGATACGGAGACGGTTTCCACCACCATTTCCCATGGCCCCGGCTTTATTGACCAGGCTCATGAGTCCATTGTAGGCCTGCAGCTCGATGCGCCCTTGAAGCGCGGCCTTATCGTCAACGGCGGTCTGCGCATGGCGCAGCAGGCTGCCGCGGAATACGGCTACACGGTCAGCGATAAGATTACGGAAATCTATTCTAAGCACGTTAAGACCCATAATGAAGCGGTATTTGAACTCTATACCCCGGAAATGCGCAAGGCCCGCCATCTTGGCCTTCTGACCGGCCTGCCCGATGCCTATGGCCGCGGCCGTATCATCGGCGACTACCGCCGTGTTGCACTCTACGGTGTTGACCGCCTGATTGAGCAGAAGAAGCTCGACAAGGAAGAGATGTACAGCGGGGATATGGATGCGGACAAGATGCGTGCCCGCAGTGAAATCGCCCAGCAGATTAAGGCCTTAAATGACCTGAAGACCATGGCAGCAGGCTATGGCTTTGACATCAGCGTGCCGGCTAAGAATGCCAAGGAAGCTGTACAGTGGGTATACTTTGGCTATCTGGCTTCCGTCAAGGAACAGAATGGTGCTGCCATGTCCATTGGCCGTGTGAGCACCTTCCTCGACATCTACATGGAACGCGATTTGGCCAATGGTGTGATTACCGAAGCCGAAGCGCAGGAATACATGGACCAGCTTGTCATCAAGCTGCGCATGGTGCGCATGCTGCGTACGCCGGAATACAATGAACTCTTTGCCGGTGACCCCATCTGGGTAACGGAATCCGTCGGCGGCATGGGTGAGGATGGCCGTACACTGGTGACGAAGAACTCCTTCCGTGTACTGCATACCCTTGAAAATCTCGGCCCGTCCCCGGAACCGAACCTCACGGTGCTCTGGAGCAAACGCCTGCCGGAAGGCTTCAAGAAGTATGCGGCGGCAATCTCCATCAAGACCAGCGCCATTCAGTATGAAAATGACGAGGTTATGCGTCCGGCCTATGGGGATGATTACGGCATTACCTGCTGCGTGTCCGCTATGAAGCTCGGCAAGATGATGCAGTTCTTTGGCGCTCGTGCTAACCTTGCCAAATCCCTGCTGCTCGCCATCAATGGCGGTAAGGATGAAAAGAGCAATGAACAGCTGGCTCCGGAAATGCCGCTGCCTGCAGATGGTGTCCTCGACTATGCCGATGTGCGCAAGAAGTATTCCAAGGTACTGGCATGGCTGGCGAAACTCTATGTGAACACCATGAACGTGATTCACTACTCCCATGACCTGCATGCTTATGAAGCTGGTCAGATGGCTCTCCATGACAGCAAGATTGAACGCCTTATGGCCTTTGGCGTAGCAGGCCTGTCCTGCGCGGTGGATTCGCTTTCCGCCATCAAATACGCCAAGGTTACGCCGATTCGCAATGAGTTTGGCGTAGCTACGGATTTCAAGGTGGAAGGGGAGTTCCCGAAATTCGGCAACAACGACCCGCGCGTGGATGAACTGGCGCATGAGTTGACTCACGAATTCATCACGGAGCTCAGAAAGCACAAGGCTTACCGTGGGGCAGAGCATACCCTGTCCATCCTGACCATTACGTCCAACGTTATGTACGGCAAAAAGACCGGCACCACGCCGGATGGCCGCAAGATTGGCGAACCTTTGGCACCGGGGGCTAACCCCATGCATGGCCGGGATAAGAGCGGCGCACTGGCTGCCATGAAATCCATTGCCCATCTGGATTATGCGGACTGCCGGGATGGTATCTCCTATACCTTCTCCATGATTCCTTCTGCTCTGGGCAAGACGGATGAAATCCGCGTGCAGAACCTCACGGCTATGCTGGACGGTTACAGCGGTTATGAAGCACATCATATCAACATCAACGTACTCGATAGAGCTGTATTGGAAGATGCTATGGAGCATCCGGAAAACTATCCGCAGCTCACCATCCGCGTGTCCGGTTATGCGGTGAACTTCATTAAGCTCGACAGACCACATCAGTTGGAAGTAATCCAGCGTACCTTCTATGAAGCCATGTAA
- the recN gene encoding DNA repair protein RecN → MLKTLTVWNFALLEHVQVEFGEGLNILTGETGAGKSILIDALGAILGQRVSSDAIRTGCDWLRVEAVFTLDDESLGLHELLAGQAIDDSEGLLIITRQVTKGGRSMVLVNGCHVTLTILKQIGAFLVDIHGQNENLALLKEESQFALLDNYDPDLTEALAAYRQTYGLWKGKKQEHAEKEQSAREYAQRLDMLRWQDKEISEAELKENEDEELEAEIRKLSHAEKIAGFVEESYNLLDVGTGNGSAVLTAVAKVKKNLEDMSRYDDNLANTYTMVEEAYISLQEAAGELRDYGESLEFQPAKLDKLQNRMDVIDRLCRKYGATIADVLEHQQKVQQELMDIENYDEDMAKLEREIAALEEKLRQKAEHLTNLRQRAAGELASAIGGQLVALGMPQAAFHIRVEPAEKYLGNGADTVAMYFSANPGEEEKLLSKVASGGELSRIALAIKTVAASRDSSVPSMVFDEIDTGIGGRTAQMVAERIALVAQYKQVLCITHLPQIACMADNHLYIAKTSAGDSTVTQVRPLSERERISEIARMASGVDVTTASLDNAKEMVSHAKLTKQKFANDKVG, encoded by the coding sequence ATGCTGAAAACATTAACGGTTTGGAATTTTGCCCTGCTCGAACATGTGCAGGTGGAGTTCGGTGAAGGCCTCAACATCCTGACGGGTGAAACCGGTGCAGGTAAATCCATTTTGATTGATGCGTTGGGGGCTATTTTAGGACAGCGGGTATCTTCGGATGCCATTCGTACCGGCTGTGACTGGCTGCGTGTGGAAGCCGTCTTTACACTGGATGATGAGTCCCTGGGGCTGCACGAGCTGCTCGCGGGGCAGGCCATTGACGATTCGGAAGGACTTTTAATCATCACCCGGCAGGTTACCAAAGGCGGCCGCAGTATGGTGCTGGTGAACGGCTGCCATGTGACCTTGACCATCCTCAAGCAAATTGGTGCCTTCCTTGTGGATATTCATGGGCAGAATGAAAATTTGGCCCTGCTCAAAGAAGAAAGCCAGTTTGCCCTGCTCGATAATTATGACCCGGATTTGACGGAGGCTCTGGCTGCTTACCGGCAGACCTATGGCCTTTGGAAAGGGAAGAAGCAGGAACATGCAGAAAAGGAGCAGTCTGCCCGCGAATATGCCCAGCGCCTGGATATGCTGCGCTGGCAGGACAAGGAAATCAGCGAGGCAGAGCTCAAGGAAAACGAGGACGAGGAATTAGAGGCGGAAATCCGCAAGCTGTCCCATGCGGAAAAGATTGCCGGCTTTGTGGAAGAATCCTATAATCTTCTGGATGTGGGCACGGGAAATGGCAGTGCCGTGCTGACGGCTGTGGCCAAGGTCAAGAAGAACCTTGAGGACATGAGCCGCTATGATGACAACCTAGCCAACACCTATACCATGGTGGAGGAGGCCTATATCTCCCTGCAGGAAGCGGCGGGTGAGCTGCGTGATTACGGCGAGTCTTTGGAATTCCAGCCGGCTAAGCTCGATAAGCTGCAGAACCGCATGGATGTCATTGACCGCCTGTGCCGCAAATACGGTGCCACCATTGCCGATGTTCTCGAACATCAGCAAAAGGTTCAGCAGGAGCTTATGGACATCGAAAATTACGATGAGGATATGGCAAAGCTCGAAAGAGAAATTGCCGCTCTGGAAGAAAAGCTGCGGCAAAAGGCAGAGCACTTGACGAATCTTCGTCAGCGGGCGGCAGGAGAGCTTGCCAGTGCCATTGGCGGCCAGCTGGTAGCTTTGGGCATGCCGCAGGCAGCCTTCCATATCCGGGTGGAACCGGCAGAAAAATATCTGGGCAATGGTGCCGATACGGTGGCCATGTACTTTTCCGCCAATCCCGGCGAGGAGGAGAAGCTCCTGTCCAAGGTGGCTTCCGGCGGTGAGCTTTCGCGTATCGCGCTGGCCATCAAGACGGTGGCGGCTTCACGGGATTCCTCCGTGCCGAGCATGGTCTTTGACGAAATCGACACGGGTATCGGCGGCCGCACGGCTCAGATGGTGGCCGAACGCATTGCACTCGTGGCGCAGTACAAACAGGTGCTCTGCATTACGCATCTGCCGCAGATTGCCTGCATGGCGGACAATCACCTCTACATTGCCAAGACCAGTGCCGGAGATTCTACGGTGACGCAGGTACGGCCGCTCTCCGAGCGCGAGCGCATCAGCGAAATCGCCCGTATGGCTTCCGGCGTGGATGTGACGACGGCTTCTCTCGATAATGCCAAGGAAATGGTGAGCCATGCGAAGCTTACCAAGCAGAAATTTGCAAACGATAAAGTCGGATGA
- the argR gene encoding arginine repressor, translated as MKSVRQAVIKNIIESQIIETQEDLADALRQQRIKVTQATVSRDIKEMMLIKVPTGDGRYRYAYPMQNTVIFTEERMQRLFQDTVIHCDYSENIVVVKTLPGGANTVASALDHANWPEVLGTVAGDDNIFIIVKPKAAAKTVTERLTSFLQ; from the coding sequence GTGAAAAGTGTGCGACAGGCCGTGATTAAGAATATTATTGAATCTCAGATTATCGAAACCCAGGAGGATTTGGCCGATGCCTTGCGTCAGCAGCGTATCAAGGTGACCCAGGCCACAGTGTCCCGGGATATCAAGGAAATGATGCTGATTAAGGTTCCGACCGGGGATGGCCGTTACCGCTATGCTTATCCTATGCAGAACACCGTCATTTTCACGGAGGAGCGCATGCAGCGCTTATTCCAGGATACGGTAATTCATTGCGATTACAGCGAAAACATCGTTGTGGTCAAGACCCTGCCTGGCGGTGCCAACACTGTCGCTTCGGCCCTTGACCATGCTAACTGGCCCGAAGTGCTGGGGACGGTAGCCGGGGATGATAACATCTTTATCATCGTCAAGCCCAAAGCTGCTGCCAAGACCGTTACGGAGCGTCTTACGTCTTTCTTGCAGTAA
- a CDS encoding NAD(+)/NADH kinase, with protein MPIKTIAIFPNVSKPQSPEVLRRIMKFYQDKDVRLMLPVDESRYFDLESLGVSDIEKEPADIALSIGGDGTLLGVCRRYGAMAVPVCGINIGTLGFMADIELSELETKLQKLLDGDYRIEHRLLLAGFAKSDGEERFLGHAINDVVVTKGGVARMLHLGLSINESHLMDYKADGVIVSSPTGSTAYSLSAGGPIMSPSIQALLVTPICAHTFNMRPLVVGQDDVVHIKIAAIHQDIIVTFDGQESFRLLPGDEVTVMKSTVSAGIIKFEDKDYYQILRTKLWKNNGVE; from the coding sequence ATGCCAATCAAAACCATAGCTATATTTCCCAATGTGAGCAAGCCGCAGTCTCCGGAAGTGTTGCGGCGGATTATGAAATTTTATCAGGATAAGGATGTACGCCTGATGCTCCCCGTGGACGAGTCCCGCTATTTTGATTTGGAATCTTTAGGTGTGTCCGATATCGAAAAGGAGCCGGCTGATATTGCGCTGTCCATTGGCGGGGATGGTACTCTGCTCGGTGTCTGCCGCCGTTATGGTGCCATGGCCGTGCCGGTCTGCGGCATCAACATAGGCACGTTGGGCTTTATGGCCGATATTGAACTAAGCGAGCTTGAGACAAAGCTGCAAAAACTTCTGGATGGAGACTACCGCATTGAACACCGCCTGCTGTTGGCAGGATTTGCCAAGTCCGACGGCGAGGAGCGTTTCTTAGGTCATGCCATCAATGACGTGGTGGTGACCAAGGGCGGCGTAGCCCGTATGCTGCATTTGGGCCTGTCCATCAATGAATCGCATCTGATGGATTACAAGGCAGACGGCGTAATCGTGTCCTCGCCCACAGGTTCTACGGCCTACTCCCTGTCCGCAGGCGGGCCCATTATGAGTCCGTCCATTCAGGCACTGCTAGTGACACCTATCTGCGCCCATACCTTTAATATGCGGCCGCTGGTAGTGGGGCAGGATGATGTGGTGCATATCAAGATTGCCGCCATCCATCAGGATATCATCGTGACCTTTGACGGTCAGGAGAGCTTCCGCCTGCTGCCTGGGGATGAGGTTACGGTGATGAAGTCCACCGTCAGCGCCGGTATCATCAAATTCGAGGACAAGGACTATTATCAGATTTTAAGGACGAAACTTTGGAAGAACAATGGGGTGGAGTAA
- a CDS encoding TlyA family RNA methyltransferase — MAKQRLDILLVERGLAGSRERAKRMIMAGEVLVDNQKVDKAGATVKAEAEIRLLGNDIPYVSRGGLKLAKAMQEFGVEITGKRCADIGASTGGFTDCMLQNGAVQVFAIDVGYGQLAWKLRTDERVVNMERTNIRNVTPDDIGTLLDFASIDVAFISLTKVLPVTHTLLNDNGEVVALIKPQFEAGRENVGKKGVVRDPKVHEEVIRKVTEFARELGFVTMALTFSPVKGPEGNIEYLIRLSKDGSQEDTVTEERIVTVVAEAHGELDK, encoded by the coding sequence ATGGCAAAACAGAGACTGGATATACTTTTGGTGGAACGCGGCCTGGCAGGCAGCCGGGAACGGGCCAAGCGCATGATTATGGCGGGCGAAGTTCTCGTGGATAATCAGAAGGTGGACAAGGCCGGGGCCACGGTAAAGGCCGAGGCGGAAATCCGCCTGCTCGGCAATGATATTCCCTATGTGAGCCGGGGCGGTTTGAAACTGGCCAAGGCCATGCAGGAATTTGGTGTGGAAATCACGGGCAAGCGCTGCGCCGACATCGGTGCCTCTACCGGTGGCTTTACGGATTGCATGCTTCAGAATGGGGCGGTGCAGGTCTTTGCCATCGATGTGGGCTACGGTCAGCTGGCCTGGAAACTGCGCACGGATGAGCGGGTGGTGAACATGGAACGCACCAACATCCGCAATGTGACGCCTGATGATATCGGCACACTGCTGGACTTTGCGTCCATTGACGTGGCCTTTATCTCGCTGACAAAGGTGCTGCCGGTTACCCATACCCTGCTGAATGACAACGGAGAAGTGGTGGCACTTATTAAGCCCCAGTTTGAAGCAGGGCGCGAGAACGTGGGCAAGAAGGGTGTTGTGCGTGACCCGAAAGTCCATGAAGAAGTTATCCGCAAGGTTACAGAATTTGCGCGGGAGCTGGGCTTTGTTACCATGGCCCTGACTTTTTCCCCGGTGAAGGGGCCCGAAGGCAATATTGAATATCTCATTCGTCTGTCCAAAGACGGAAGCCAGGAAGATACGGTAACGGAGGAACGCATTGTTACCGTGGTGGCGGAAGCCCACGGCGAACTGGATAAATAA
- the dxs gene encoding 1-deoxy-D-xylulose-5-phosphate synthase — protein sequence MYPLLEKIKEPADIKRYSVSELERLAKELREFIVATVAENGGHLAPSLGTVELTLAMYSVFNFPKDKLIWDVGHQAYSHKILTGRRERFHTLRQKGGITGFPNRAESDYDAFGVGHASTSISAALGMAVSRDLSGRKNEVIAVIGDGALTGGEAFEALNQAGDLGSKLIVILNDNEMSIDKNVGGLSDYLSRIRITPQYNKAKKDMGNLLMSIPHIGDKAFRTAQVVKDSVRAALVPGGIFEELGFHYIGPVDGHNISLLQELFERVREMDGPILIHVHTKKGKGYAPAEMEPDKFHGIGKFDQQTGKCPPKTGAPSYTSVFSKALIELAAQNSNITAITAAMPSGTGLKAFGEEYPNRFFDVGIAEEHAVTLAAGMAADGKHPVVALYSTFAQRAYDQLMHDVCLQNLPVTLCLDRAGLVGADGPTHHGAFDLSYLRHMPNMTVFVPKDEAELRDMLAKAVSMDSPTAVRYPRGTGKGVELAAGFQDIPVGKAQLLREGRDVAILGVGPLLYKAEEAAELLQQQGISAAVVNMRFVKPLDEEMIRRLAHVKLMVTVEENSIAGGFGSAVAEFLMDSGMNRQLDLLRLGLPDKFIEQGTQEELLTLCGLQPEQMAAKIKERLN from the coding sequence ATGTATCCATTACTGGAAAAAATTAAGGAACCGGCAGATATCAAGCGCTACAGCGTAAGCGAATTGGAACGTCTGGCCAAGGAACTGCGGGAATTTATCGTGGCCACTGTAGCGGAAAATGGTGGGCATCTGGCACCGAGCCTGGGGACGGTGGAACTGACCCTGGCTATGTATAGTGTCTTCAACTTTCCCAAGGATAAATTGATTTGGGATGTAGGCCATCAGGCTTACAGCCATAAGATTCTCACGGGCCGCCGGGAAAGATTCCATACCCTGCGGCAGAAGGGCGGCATCACAGGCTTTCCCAACCGTGCGGAATCGGATTACGATGCGTTTGGTGTCGGTCATGCCAGCACTTCCATATCGGCGGCGCTGGGGATGGCCGTTTCCCGGGATTTAAGCGGCCGCAAAAACGAGGTTATCGCCGTTATCGGTGATGGCGCGCTGACCGGCGGTGAGGCCTTTGAGGCGCTCAATCAGGCCGGTGATTTGGGCAGCAAATTAATCGTCATCCTCAACGATAACGAAATGAGTATTGACAAAAATGTGGGCGGCCTTAGCGATTATCTCTCCCGCATCCGCATTACGCCTCAATATAACAAGGCCAAGAAGGATATGGGCAATCTCCTCATGAGCATTCCCCATATCGGGGACAAGGCGTTCCGCACGGCGCAGGTCGTTAAAGACAGCGTGCGGGCTGCTTTGGTGCCTGGCGGTATCTTTGAGGAACTGGGATTCCATTATATCGGCCCGGTGGACGGCCATAATATCAGCCTGCTGCAGGAACTTTTCGAGCGGGTACGCGAGATGGACGGGCCTATATTGATTCATGTCCATACCAAGAAGGGCAAGGGCTATGCTCCTGCGGAAATGGAGCCGGATAAGTTCCATGGCATTGGCAAATTCGACCAGCAGACGGGCAAGTGCCCGCCCAAGACCGGTGCCCCTTCGTATACTTCTGTATTCAGCAAGGCACTGATTGAACTGGCGGCACAGAACAGCAACATCACAGCCATTACGGCGGCCATGCCCAGTGGCACAGGGCTGAAAGCCTTTGGCGAGGAATACCCGAACCGCTTCTTTGATGTGGGCATTGCCGAGGAACATGCGGTGACGCTGGCGGCAGGCATGGCCGCTGACGGCAAGCATCCGGTGGTGGCGCTTTATTCCACCTTTGCCCAGCGGGCCTATGACCAGCTCATGCATGATGTGTGTCTGCAGAATCTGCCGGTGACGCTTTGCCTTGACCGGGCAGGGCTCGTCGGTGCTGACGGGCCAACTCATCATGGTGCCTTTGACTTGTCATACCTGCGGCATATGCCTAATATGACGGTATTCGTGCCGAAGGATGAGGCGGAGCTAAGAGATATGTTGGCCAAGGCTGTCAGCATGGACAGCCCCACGGCGGTGCGTTACCCTAGAGGCACCGGCAAGGGTGTGGAACTTGCGGCAGGTTTTCAGGATATTCCCGTGGGCAAGGCGCAGCTTCTGCGGGAGGGCAGAGATGTGGCCATCTTAGGTGTCGGCCCCCTGCTCTACAAGGCCGAGGAAGCGGCAGAGCTCCTGCAGCAGCAGGGTATCTCTGCGGCGGTTGTGAATATGCGATTTGTAAAGCCTTTGGATGAAGAGATGATTCGCCGTCTGGCTCATGTGAAGCTCATGGTAACGGTGGAGGAAAACAGCATTGCCGGCGGTTTCGGTTCGGCGGTGGCAGAGTTTTTGATGGACAGCGGTATGAACCGCCAGCTTGACCTGCTGCGGCTGGGATTGCCCGATAAGTTTATTGAGCAGGGCACCCAGGAAGAACTGCTGACCCTCTGCGGCCTGCAGCCGGAGCAGATGGCAGCGAAGATAAAGGAAAGATTGAACTAA
- a CDS encoding polyprenyl synthetase family protein gives MTMEFKKIWQERSALVEAQLVKELNEANPLDKTLCESMKYSLMAGGKRLRPILVMAAADAVGAKGTDYLTTGCAMEMIHTYSLIHDDLPAMDDDDYRRGKLTNHKVYGAGMATLAGDALLTLAFEVMLRQQGVSADTLVRVVREISTAAGPDGMVGGQALDMESEDKQISMETMKNIHLGKTGALFRAAIRSGAILGGASEEALAALTVYADNFGLAFQITDDILDVIGDESVIGKPVGSDEKNHKSTYVTLTSLEEAQKLAQDAVDTAIDALKIFGGEADFLRELVAYLVKRNK, from the coding sequence ATGACAATGGAGTTTAAGAAAATCTGGCAGGAACGCAGTGCCTTGGTAGAAGCACAGCTGGTAAAAGAACTGAATGAAGCAAATCCTTTGGATAAGACGCTCTGCGAGTCCATGAAGTACAGCCTTATGGCAGGCGGCAAGCGCCTGCGCCCTATTTTGGTTATGGCTGCTGCTGATGCAGTAGGTGCTAAGGGCACGGACTATCTCACCACAGGCTGCGCCATGGAGATGATTCATACCTATTCCCTGATTCACGACGATTTGCCCGCCATGGATGATGATGACTACCGCCGCGGCAAGCTCACCAACCATAAGGTCTATGGTGCCGGCATGGCAACACTTGCCGGGGATGCACTGCTGACTCTGGCCTTTGAAGTGATGTTACGCCAGCAGGGTGTCAGCGCTGATACCCTTGTACGTGTGGTACGCGAAATCAGCACGGCGGCCGGCCCGGACGGCATGGTAGGCGGTCAGGCCCTGGATATGGAATCTGAGGACAAGCAGATTTCCATGGAAACCATGAAGAACATTCATCTGGGCAAGACCGGGGCGCTCTTCCGTGCAGCTATCCGCAGCGGCGCCATTTTGGGCGGCGCCAGCGAAGAAGCACTGGCGGCGCTGACGGTTTATGCCGACAACTTCGGCTTGGCCTTCCAGATTACCGACGATATTCTGGATGTCATTGGGGATGAATCCGTAATCGGCAAACCGGTAGGCAGTGACGAGAAAAACCATAAGTCCACCTATGTGACGCTGACTTCTCTGGAAGAAGCGCAGAAGCTGGCGCAGGATGCTGTGGACACGGCGATAGATGCCTTGAAGATTTTCGGCGGGGAAGCGGATTTCCTGCGGGAACTGGTAGCCTATCTGGTGAAACGCAATAAATAA
- the xseB gene encoding exodeoxyribonuclease VII small subunit encodes MPRKKELSFEESLTKLEAIVKEMESGDSSLKDLMDNYTEGMKLGEACLKELAKAEAAMDVVVNTDNGKIVERELTIEGE; translated from the coding sequence ATGCCACGCAAGAAAGAACTTTCCTTTGAGGAATCGCTGACGAAGCTTGAAGCCATCGTCAAGGAGATGGAAAGCGGCGACAGCAGCCTCAAGGATTTAATGGATAACTATACCGAGGGCATGAAGCTGGGCGAAGCCTGTCTCAAGGAACTGGCCAAAGCCGAAGCTGCCATGGATGTAGTCGTGAATACAGACAACGGAAAAATCGTAGAACGCGAACTTACAATAGAGGGAGAATGA